The nucleotide sequence TTTAAAGCGATGTGTTGTGGAGCAAACTATGCATGGGCAAATAGGCAGATGATTACACACTGGGTTAGAGAGAGTTTTGAGGAAGTATTTAAGATACATGCTGAGGATTTAGAGATGAGTATAGTTTATGATGTAGCCCACAACATTGCTAAAAAAGAAGAACACATAATAGATGGAAGAAAGGTAAAAGTTGTTGTTCATAGAAAAGGAGCTACAAGAGCATTTCCACCAAAACATGAGCAAATACCAAAAGAATATAGAGATGTTGGACAACCAGTTATTATTCCAGGAGATATGGGAACAGCTTCCTATTTAATGAGAGGGACAGAGATTGCTATGAAAGAGACATTTGGTTCAACTGCACATGGGGCTGGGAGAAAACTTAGCAGAGCTAAAGCTTTAAAGTTATGGAAAGGTAAGGAAATACAAAGAAAATTAGCTGAGATGGGAATTGTTGCTTTAAGTGATTCAAAGGCAGTTATGGCAGAGGAAGCACCAGAAGCATATAAGAATATTGATTTAGTTGCAGATACTTGCCACAAAGCAGGAATATCTTTAAAAGTAGCAAGAATGAGACCATTAGGGGTTATTAAAGGATAAATCGTTCTATTTATTTCTATTTATTTTTTAGGTGTAAGTTTTAAATATGACTAATAATTATTTTAGCATAACATCATTATGGATTTTTGTTTTTGCTTTTTTATTAATTTATTGAGCAATGATATTATTTTTTAAATCTTAAAAAGGTGAAACTATGGATAATAACTTAGAAATTAAAGATTTGGAAAAAATAGCAAAAAAGGTTAGATATAATATTGTAAAAATGGTTGGTTTAGCAAAGTCGGGGCATCCAGGTGGAAGTTTATCAGCAACTGATATCATTGTAGCCTTATATTTCAAACTAATGAACTACGACCCAAAAAACCCATATAAAAAAGATAGAGATAGGTTTGTTTTAAGTAAAGGGCATGCAGCTCCAGCATTATATGCTGTTTTAGCTGAGTTAGGAATAATAGAGGAAGAAGAATTATGGAAATTGAGAAGATTAGAAGGAAAGTTGCAAGGACACCCATCAATGGATACACCAGGAGTTGAGATTTGCACCGGTTCATTAGGACAAGGATTTTCAGCAGCAGTAGGAATGGCTTTAGGATGTAAGTTAGATAAGTTAAATAACTATGTTTATGTATTGTTAGGAGATGGGGAGTGTCAAGAAGGTATAGTTTGGGAAGCAGCAATGGCAGCAGCCCACTATAAATTAGATAACTTAATTGCATTTGTTGATAGAAATAAATTACAGATTGATGGATGCACAGAGGATGTTATGAGTTTAGGAGATATAAAAGCTAAATTTGAGGCATTTGGATGGGACGTTTTTGAAATAGATGGACATAACTTTGAAGAAATTATAAAAACAGTTGAAAAAGCCAAAAATTTAAAAAATGGTAAGCCAAAGATGATTATTGCTTATACAATTAAAGGTAAAGGCGTTTCATTTATGGAAAACAACGTTGCATTCCATGGAAAAGCTCCAAATGAAGAGCAGTTAAAGCAGGCATTGGAAGAGCTAAAATATGAATAAAATTTTATTTTTTGGTGATTTGAATGATTAAAATTGGGGCTTCAATACTATCAGCTGATTTTGGACATTTAAAGGAGGAGATTAAAAAAGCTGAGGAAGCAGGAGTTGATTTCTTTCACGTTGATATGATGGATGGGCATTTTGTCCCAAATATAAGTATGGGGATTGGGATTGCAAAGCATGTTAAAAAATTAACTGAACTTCCAGTGGAAGTTCATTTGATGGTAGAAAATGTTGATTTATTTATTAATGAATTTGAGGAGATGGATTACATAACATTCCACATAGAAGCTGTGAAATTCCCATTTAGAATTATAAATAAGATTAA is from Methanocaldococcus bathoardescens and encodes:
- a CDS encoding transketolase, encoding MDNNLEIKDLEKIAKKVRYNIVKMVGLAKSGHPGGSLSATDIIVALYFKLMNYDPKNPYKKDRDRFVLSKGHAAPALYAVLAELGIIEEEELWKLRRLEGKLQGHPSMDTPGVEICTGSLGQGFSAAVGMALGCKLDKLNNYVYVLLGDGECQEGIVWEAAMAAAHYKLDNLIAFVDRNKLQIDGCTEDVMSLGDIKAKFEAFGWDVFEIDGHNFEEIIKTVEKAKNLKNGKPKMIIAYTIKGKGVSFMENNVAFHGKAPNEEQLKQALEELKYE